In Strigops habroptila isolate Jane chromosome 2, bStrHab1.2.pri, whole genome shotgun sequence, one genomic interval encodes:
- the NR0B1 gene encoding nuclear receptor subfamily 0 group B member 1 translates to MACVERCCRCCSDSRRHSSILYNILKSEERAAPPEGLGPRRGQGEVSRGCPCGSRRRVALRSPQVACKAASAVLVKTLRFVQNVPCFQELPLEEQLLLVRSCWASLLLLGLAQDRVHLETVESAEPSMLQRILTTRRQGEQPPRRGPAPGRPHHGPHLPSTGEIQAIKGFLAKCWSLDISTKEYAYLKGTVLFNPDLPGLQCTQYIEGLQREAQQALNEHVRLIHRGDEARFAKLNVVLSLLRSINANMIAELFFRPIIGAVNMDDMLLEMLCAKL, encoded by the exons ATGGCGTGCGTGGAgcgctgctgccgctgctgctcTGACAGCCGGCggcacagcagcatcctctaCAACATCCTCAAGAGCGAGGAGCGGGCGGCTCCGCCGGAGGGGCTGGGGCCGAGGCGGGGGCAGGGGGAGGTGTCCCGCGGCTGTCCGTGCGGGTCCCGGCGGCGGGTGGCACTGAGGAGCCCGCAGGTCGCCTGCAAGGCGGCCTCGGCAGTGCTGGTGAAGACGCTGCGCTTCGTCCAGAACGTGCCCTGCTTCCAGGAGTTGCCCCTggaggagcagctcctgctggtcCGCAGCTGCTGggcttccctgctgctcctggggctggcGCAGGACCGGGTGCACTTGGAGACGGTGGAGAGCGCGGAGCCCAGCATGCTGCAGAGGATCCTCACCACCCGGCGGCAGGGCGAGCAGCCCCCGCGGCGGGGACCGGCGCCGGGCCGACCGCACCACGGCCCGCACCTGCCCTCGACCGGCGAGATTCAGGCTATCAAGGGCTTCCTGGCCAAGTGCTGGAGCCTGGATATCAGCACCAAAGAGTACGCTTACCTCAAGGGGACGGTGCTCTTCAACCCTG atCTACCTGGACTGCAGTGTACACAGTACATTGAAGGACTGCAGAGAGAAGCACAACAAGCTCTAAATGAACATGTCAGACTCATTCACAGAGGTGATGAAGCCAGATTTGCCAAGCTGAATGTTGTTCTATCCTTGCTAAGATCTATTAATGCTAATATGATTGCTGAATTATTCTTTAGGCCCATCATTGGGGCAGTGAACATGGATGACatgcttttggaaatgctttgtGCAAAATTATAA